A stretch of Arachis hypogaea cultivar Tifrunner chromosome 15, arahy.Tifrunner.gnm2.J5K5, whole genome shotgun sequence DNA encodes these proteins:
- the LOC112750343 gene encoding mitochondrial import inner membrane translocase subunit TIM14-1: protein MATPFLAGLAVAAAAYAGRYGIQAWQAFKARPPRMRKFYEGGFQVTMTRREAALILGVREHTPTDKVKEAHRRVMIANHPDAGGSHYLASKINEAKDVLLGKTKGGGSAF from the exons ATG GCTACACCCTTTTTGGCAGGGCTTGCTGTAGCTGCTGCTGCCTATGCTGGTAGATATGGCATTCAGGCTTGGCAAGCATTCAAGGCAAGACCACCTAGGATGCGTAAATTTTATGAAGGTGGTTTCCAGGTTACCATGACCAGGAGGGAAGCGGCTCTCATACTCGGTGTTAG AGAACACACTCCGACGGATAAGGTTAAAGAAGCACATAGGAGGGTGATGATCGCGAATCATCCTGATGCAGGTGGCAGCCATTACCTGGCATCCAAAATCAATGAGGCAAAGGATGTGTTGcttggaaagacaaagggtggtGGATCAGcattttga